The Deltaproteobacteria bacterium DNA segment GGTTCATACACAGCAGAGAAAGGGGACTTTTTTCTCCCGCCGCCAGAAGCTTCTCGATAAAGGCCTTCTTCTGCAGGTGCGCCTTCACGGCTAGCTCTATCTGCTCGCGGAGAAGGGCCATCAGCTTGGTATCGTCCCGGTCGGCCCGAAAGGCCAAGCGAGGCAGGTTGATGGTCACATTCTGTATGGCGGAATAACGCATGCGCCAGGGGATCTTGGCGTCTTCAAGGTCGCTCTGCTCTAGTTTGAAGGACAACCGGCAGCATTCGGAGATCTTAGCAGTGTTGCCTCGATCAAAGACAAAGTATGTATTGCCTTTTTCCGAGGCGACCTGGCAGATCAAGTTCAGAAATTCCTCATGACCCGGGGTCTTGAAAAATTTCTCCGTAATATGAACCAAAGGCTTGGGGAAAAAGAACGGGCGTCCCGCCCCATCCCCTTCAAGATAGGTCTCAAAGAGGGCCCAAATAAATCGCTGCGCCTCCTTTTCAAAATCGCCATAGGTCAAATACTGTTTTTCTTCCCTGGTAGCCGGGTCTTCGTTCTCAACATATTCTCCCCCCGGGCCGATGGCCGGGACATCAACGAAATGATCCGGGACCTCCCAGTAGAGGTTGATGTCAGAAAAGATGGCCTGGCCGCCGCGGGCCACAGCCTGCTGAGAAAATTCGAAGATGAGCATCTGGGCCAGCTGCTTCACCTGGCGGTCATTGAGTTCAAGCAGATAGGGGGCGAAAAAGAGATTGACCGCGTCCCACCCGATGGCCCCGGCAAAATTAGACTGCAAGGCCGCGGCAAACTTGACCATATGAGCCAAAAGAACCTCGGCATGCCGGGCTGGCTTGGCCAGGGAAAGGGCGTTGGGCAGGGATAGACCAAATTTCTTAATATACTCCAGTGATTGACCTGAACAGTATGGCCGGTCAATGAAGCCAAGGTCGTGCAAGTGAATATCACCAGCCAGGTGAGCGTCACTCACCTCCCGGTCAAAGACATTGAGGAAGGCGAACTCCTTCTTGATGTTTTCGGCCAGGGTCAGGTTGGTCGCCTCCGGACCGTGAGGCATGTTGGCGTTTTCCTTGTTCTGCTGCATGATAAGCTGTTTGACGTCATGGATAGGCATCCCCAGCCGGGTGTGCATGCGTCGTTCATCCTCCAGTCCCAGTTCAATCAACTTGGCGTTGACCAGTTCCCTTATCAGAGGCGCAGAAACAAATTTGATCTTGACCTTGCGGATGATCTCCTCCACCTCGCGGCCCACCAGATCGGCCGTGTCGTGGTCAATCATGGTCTCCTTGAGAAGGGCGTCCACGATGCGCTGACGATTCCACCCCTTAAAATCATCATCAGAGGATCTTACAAACACAGCGATGTCTGTTGCATCCTCAAACTGAACTCCGACCGGACCGTAATCCGTTTCTTGGAGACTGGCCATTTAAAAAACCTCAACCTCCGGAAGGGAATTCCCCCTCCTTTTTATTTGCTTATATTGTGTTTCTATTAGCAAGAAATACTATATATAGTGTTAAATGGCCTGTCAAGCACTTTTTTTAATCTTTTTATTCCTATTATTTCCATGGACAGCCGCGGTCTCTTCTAGTGAGTTGAGCCTTATTTGACGGCAATATCCAAACCCACTCTGAAGATGCTTAAAGCAGTGGTTCAAGATTATACAGCGACCTTGCTTATTGATTTTATTAATTTTTATCACCTGCCAGGCTGGGACAGATATTATTAAAAGGGGGATGGAGGGGGATTTTCTTCTTGGACGCTCGGATAATTTAACGGGCAGGAAGAAGCAGACGCGCTAAGAATCCTGAAATATTTCGTAATATGTCAGGACCCGCTTCACAAAGACCCGGGTTTCCCGAAAGGGAGGCACACCGCCGTATCTTTTCACCTTGCGCGGGCCACTGTTGTACGCCGCTAGAGCCAGGGTTTCATTCCCATCGAACATAACTAGCAGTTTTTTCAAGTATTTCACCCCGGCCTGGATGTTGTAATGAGGATCGAACAGGTTCCTGATACTGGGCGCTTTGGCGGTGGCAGGCATGACCTGCATCAGGCCGATGGCGCCCTTGCGCGAGATGGCCTGAGGGTCGAAGCGCGATTCAGCCTTTATGACGGCCTTGATCAGGGCCGGGGAAACCCCGTGACGCTGGGCGACCTTTTCGATGTACCGGTCGTACGTGGCCGGGTCCATTTCCCTGGACTTCTGCTGCTCAAGCTTTTGAGCTACAATGTTGACCACAACCGGCGCAGACGGGCCGGGCCTCAAGACCCTGCGTGATTCGGCCACTGCCTTTGAGGTGCTTGCAAGGCTTGAATCAGCGGACCTGAAGATATGTCTCGCTTCCAGCGACACGACCGCCAGCGCGAACACCACTGCCAACAGGGCCAGGAGGATCAATCGTTTCA contains these protein-coding regions:
- the nrdD gene encoding anaerobic ribonucleoside-triphosphate reductase; the encoded protein is MASLQETDYGPVGVQFEDATDIAVFVRSSDDDFKGWNRQRIVDALLKETMIDHDTADLVGREVEEIIRKVKIKFVSAPLIRELVNAKLIELGLEDERRMHTRLGMPIHDVKQLIMQQNKENANMPHGPEATNLTLAENIKKEFAFLNVFDREVSDAHLAGDIHLHDLGFIDRPYCSGQSLEYIKKFGLSLPNALSLAKPARHAEVLLAHMVKFAAALQSNFAGAIGWDAVNLFFAPYLLELNDRQVKQLAQMLIFEFSQQAVARGGQAIFSDINLYWEVPDHFVDVPAIGPGGEYVENEDPATREEKQYLTYGDFEKEAQRFIWALFETYLEGDGAGRPFFFPKPLVHITEKFFKTPGHEEFLNLICQVASEKGNTYFVFDRGNTAKISECCRLSFKLEQSDLEDAKIPWRMRYSAIQNVTINLPRLAFRADRDDTKLMALLREQIELAVKAHLQKKAFIEKLLAAGEKSPLSLLCMNHDGEQYLRMHRASYLIGMIGLNEMIQYHIGTQLHESDEAIRFGLNVIANMKILADKYREKYGVHFVLEQTPAESTAYRFAKLDLERFPEQTREVIKGDLEKNEVYYTNSTLFNIGAEMNPIERIKLEGLFHPLIEAGAITHIFLGEAQPSPESLANFVTKTFRWTKNDQVAFSPEFTSCRSCYRTARGLLDECPYCGSTDLEGITRITGYFTKLSSWNKGKLGELRDRYRNQAVFGKPQPARATESATG
- a CDS encoding lytic transglycosylase domain-containing protein; the encoded protein is MNLKRLILLALLAVVFALAVVSLEARHIFRSADSSLASTSKAVAESRRVLRPGPSAPVVVNIVAQKLEQQKSREMDPATYDRYIEKVAQRHGVSPALIKAVIKAESRFDPQAISRKGAIGLMQVMPATAKAPSIRNLFDPHYNIQAGVKYLKKLLVMFDGNETLALAAYNSGPRKVKRYGGVPPFRETRVFVKRVLTYYEIFQDS